In the genome of Cynocephalus volans isolate mCynVol1 chromosome 15, mCynVol1.pri, whole genome shotgun sequence, one region contains:
- the ANKRD46 gene encoding ankyrin repeat domain-containing protein 46: MSYVFVNDSSQTNVPLLQACIDGDFNYSKRLLESGFDPNIRDSRGRTGLHLAAARGNVDICQLLHKFGADLLATDYQGNTALHLCGHVDTIQFLVSNGLKIDICNHQGATPLVLAKRRGVNKDVIRLLESLEEQEVKGFNRGTHSKLETMQTAESESAMESHSLLNPNLQQGEGVLSSFRTTWQEFVEDLGFWRVLLLIFVIALLSLGIAYYVSGVLPFVENQPELVH, from the exons ATGTCCTACGTTTTTGTAAATGATTCTTCTCAGACTAATGTGCCCTTGCTACAAGCCTGTATTGATGGAGACTTTAACTATTCCAAGCGGCTTTTGGAAAGTGGCTTTGACCCAAATATTCGTGACAGCAGAGGCAGAACAGGCCTTCACCTTGCAGCAGCCCGTGGGAATGTAGACATCTGCCAGTTATTGCATAAATTTGGTGCTGATCTTCTGGCTACAGATTACCAAGGAAACACAGCTCTTCACCTCTGTGGCCATGTGGATACTATTCAATTCTTAGTTTCCAATGGACTCAAAATTGATATTTG CAATCATCAAGGTGCTACCCCCTTAGTTCTGGCAAAGCGCAGGGGAGTGAATAAAGATGTCATCCGATTGCTGGAATCTTTGGAAGAGCAGGAGGTAAAAGGATTTAACAGAGGAACCCACTCAAAACTGGAGACCATGCAGACAGCTGAGAGTGAAAG TGCCATGGAAAGCCATTCTCTCCTCAATCCCAACCTACAGCAGGGCGAAGGAGTCCTTTCCAGCTTTCGAACCACATGGCAGGAGTTTGTAGAAGATCTGGGCTTCTGGAGGGTGTTGCTCTTGATCTTTGTCATTGCTCTGCTGTCTCTTGGCATTGCCTACTATGTGAGTGG